One window of the Brevibacterium limosum genome contains the following:
- a CDS encoding Rv3235 family protein, protein MTAPLTLTRPQASTPPRRQVAPLSTAQSPRRVSKQIRGQDIADDRARIAATATSLAVACLEVLSGVRRSETIARWVEPELLAKIDHRCQLRAEVAPQRTTVPGARTVQPGTAHVCQISPEIAEVTVIVVAANRIRAVAVRLELLTTRWTLTALQTM, encoded by the coding sequence ATGACCGCCCCGCTCACCCTCACCCGACCGCAGGCTTCGACGCCGCCTCGGCGACAAGTCGCTCCGCTGTCCACGGCACAGTCTCCTCGACGGGTCAGCAAACAGATCCGAGGCCAGGACATCGCAGACGATCGCGCGCGGATCGCGGCCACGGCCACCTCGTTGGCGGTTGCCTGCCTCGAGGTCCTCTCCGGGGTCAGGCGCAGCGAGACGATCGCCCGCTGGGTCGAACCTGAGCTGCTGGCGAAGATCGATCACCGCTGTCAATTGCGCGCCGAGGTGGCTCCGCAGCGGACGACCGTACCCGGCGCCCGCACGGTACAGCCGGGAACGGCACATGTGTGCCAGATCAGCCCCGAGATCGCCGAGGTCACGGTCATCGTCGTCGCCGCAAACCGCATCCGGGCGGTGGCAGTCCGCTTGGAACTGCTCACCACCCGGTGGACGCTGACTGCTCTGCAGACGATGTGA
- a CDS encoding DUF6912 family protein, whose translation MAIRCYIPTTLTALRSALTDVRAVAPDAQGRSLRGEEFETAEFDAMCIAAALAANAVFAPAETDAGTEAVPERRVIVAYDAPESSPAEPLTAGFELITVVDVDMTRVASFHLDEDVVWDDAVRLAEETGASAAEDRLGASDLLWYDSSELSQLLGDEG comes from the coding sequence ATGGCCATTCGCTGCTACATTCCCACCACTCTGACCGCGCTGCGTTCGGCACTCACCGACGTCCGCGCCGTCGCCCCCGATGCGCAGGGGCGCAGCCTGCGGGGCGAGGAGTTCGAAACCGCTGAATTCGATGCCATGTGCATCGCCGCCGCGCTGGCCGCGAATGCGGTCTTCGCTCCCGCTGAGACCGATGCCGGCACCGAGGCGGTCCCCGAACGCCGCGTCATCGTGGCCTATGACGCCCCCGAGTCCAGCCCGGCAGAACCGCTGACCGCAGGCTTCGAACTCATCACCGTCGTCGATGTCGATATGACCCGGGTCGCAAGCTTCCACCTCGACGAAGACGTCGTCTGGGACGACGCGGTGCGACTGGCTGAGGAGACGGGCGCGAGCGCAGCCGAGGACCGCCTCGGCGCTTCCGATCTGCTGTGGTATGACTCCTCGGAGCTTTCGCAGCTGCTCGGCGACGAGGGCTGA
- the hpf gene encoding ribosome hibernation-promoting factor, HPF/YfiA family, with translation MDIVVNGRQLTISDSFRAHIEDKIAKVEQLAPRAQRVEVHVTHEKNSRQPETSERVELTVVAKGPAIRAEAMASDKYAALDLAWAKLVERLRRARDRHKVPRSGHHRKESTAEVLAKMPVAEPMIPDADADAAKADGDRSGDQTNGRIKAEGDSPVVLREKTFTASPIGIEEALNRMELVGHDFYLFIDEESSKPSVVYRRKGWSYGVIALDHELEEAID, from the coding sequence ATGGATATCGTTGTCAACGGCCGTCAACTGACCATCTCCGACAGCTTTCGAGCCCACATCGAGGACAAGATCGCCAAAGTCGAACAGCTTGCCCCTCGCGCTCAGCGTGTCGAAGTACATGTCACTCACGAAAAGAACTCCCGCCAGCCCGAGACGAGCGAGCGGGTTGAGCTCACGGTTGTGGCGAAGGGACCGGCAATTCGGGCAGAGGCCATGGCAAGCGACAAATATGCGGCACTCGATCTGGCATGGGCGAAGCTCGTCGAACGTCTGAGGCGAGCGAGGGACCGGCACAAGGTGCCGCGTTCGGGCCATCACCGCAAGGAATCCACGGCCGAGGTGTTGGCGAAGATGCCGGTGGCCGAACCGATGATCCCCGACGCGGACGCCGATGCTGCGAAGGCTGACGGGGACCGCAGCGGCGATCAGACGAATGGTCGGATCAAGGCCGAAGGCGATTCGCCGGTGGTTCTGCGTGAGAAGACCTTCACCGCCTCACCGATCGGCATCGAAGAGGCCCTGAACCGAATGGAGCTCGTCGGACACGACTTCTACCTGTTCATCGACGAGGAGTCGAGCAAACCTTCCGTCGTCTACCGCCGCAAGGGCTGGAGCTACGGCGTCATCGCCCTCGACCACGAACTCGAAGAAGCCATCGACTGA
- a CDS encoding LysM peptidoglycan-binding domain-containing protein — MYLLIACAGSWLILLGAFFTAWTQLPQPRTTSDIVVIVIIGAAALMFARLGLVSLVALLLRVLPSGRLRARLAGLVVKAMPRILASSVLAVVSAGLVVHSAQAAPVGASGPGTSPTEASAAPADPGWPTVDDDGRVEDSPDRAEQPDDAGSPAGSESPDRAQLPDPGWPTEPPSGDAPSSPPGDRGADRSGDSAQDDESDHGGRPDEPGDGADASVPAGSRSSTHVVTRGESLWSIAAELTDAPAEIPQLVADIHTANEDTIGPDPSLIIAGQRLEIQT; from the coding sequence ATGTATCTCTTGATTGCATGTGCGGGCTCATGGCTGATTCTGCTCGGTGCGTTCTTCACTGCGTGGACACAGTTGCCCCAGCCACGGACGACCAGCGACATCGTCGTCATCGTCATCATCGGCGCGGCAGCACTTATGTTCGCTCGGCTCGGCCTCGTCTCTCTGGTGGCGCTGCTGCTGCGCGTTCTCCCGTCAGGTCGGCTCCGGGCGAGGCTTGCAGGACTGGTTGTGAAGGCGATGCCGCGGATTCTGGCGTCGAGCGTTCTTGCCGTCGTCTCTGCCGGCCTGGTCGTCCACTCCGCTCAGGCGGCACCGGTCGGAGCTTCCGGGCCCGGCACATCTCCGACGGAGGCGTCGGCCGCCCCTGCCGATCCCGGATGGCCGACGGTCGACGATGACGGCCGGGTCGAGGACTCCCCTGACCGAGCGGAGCAGCCCGACGATGCAGGGTCGCCAGCGGGATCCGAGTCCCCAGATCGAGCACAGCTGCCCGACCCCGGATGGCCCACCGAACCGCCGTCGGGCGATGCGCCTTCATCGCCACCGGGTGACCGAGGCGCGGACAGGTCCGGAGACTCAGCTCAGGATGACGAATCCGACCACGGTGGGAGACCGGATGAGCCCGGTGACGGCGCCGACGCGTCCGTGCCCGCAGGTTCCCGATCCTCCACACATGTTGTGACTCGGGGCGAGAGCCTGTGGTCGATCGCGGCCGAGCTGACCGACGCTCCTGCAGAGATTCCGCAGCTCGTCGCTGACATCCATACCGCCAACGAGGACACCATCGGACCCGATCCGAGCCTCATCATCGCAGGTCAGAGATTGGAGATCCAGACATGA
- the secA gene encoding preprotein translocase subunit SecA, translated as MANFLEKLLRTGEGRTLKKLRRYTDAINQLSDEFSEMTDTELREETGRFKERYKDGESLDSLLPEAFAAVREASSRTLGLRHFDVQLMGGAALHLGNIAEMKTGEGKTLVATAPAYLNALTGNPVHIITVNDYLATYQSELMGRVFRFLGMETGCIQANMPSDLRRKQYAADITYGTNNEFGFDYLRDNMAWSADELVQRGHSFAIVDEVDSILIDEARTPLIISGPAEGDANRWYGEFAKVVKRLKSDRDYEVDEKKRTVGVLEPGIERVEDYLGIGNLYDAENTPLISFLNNSIRAKELFKKDKDYVVLDGEVLIVDEHTGRVLKGRRYNEGLHQAIEAKEGVKVQAENQTLATITLQNFFRLYEKLSGMTGTAETEAAEFMSTYKLGVVPIPTNKPMQRVDQSDFVYKNEVAKFDAVVDDIVERHETGQPVLVGTTSVEKSEYLSKHLAKRGVKHEVLNAKNHAREASIVAMAGRKSSVTVATNMAGRGTDIMLGGNAEFLAVAEMERRGLDPAENEDQYESEWPAVLKAAEEKVKEEAEEVVELGGLYVLGTERHESRRIDNQLRGRSGRQGDPGESRFYLSLTDDLMRLFGSGAAERIMATANVPDDVPLESKMVSRAILSAQSQIEQRNAEQRKNVLKYDDVLNRQRTVIYNERRSVLDGADLEEQVAKFREEVIDAYVAEATTGPVEDWQIDELFDALGKIYSPSITSEDLAEELGGLGNLTKNRLNQEIQSDLGVFYSQREEELGEEATRELERRVVLSVIDKRWREHLYEMDYLKNGIGLRAMAQKDPLVEYQREGFDMFKTMQDGIKEDVVRLTNTLQVQVTSSAGSDDGEPEVEVDAEELRHKTPKMQLSAPSEAGSSSVSETEDDDDPAPANRAERRAKKKAKN; from the coding sequence GTGGCTAATTTCCTCGAGAAGCTTCTGCGCACAGGTGAAGGCAGAACTCTGAAGAAGCTCCGCCGATACACGGATGCCATCAACCAGCTGTCCGATGAGTTCAGCGAGATGACAGACACCGAACTGCGTGAGGAAACCGGCCGGTTCAAGGAGCGCTACAAGGACGGCGAGAGCCTCGACTCCCTGCTTCCCGAAGCCTTCGCCGCCGTGCGCGAAGCATCGAGCCGGACCTTGGGTCTGCGACACTTCGACGTTCAGCTCATGGGCGGCGCCGCCCTGCACCTGGGCAACATCGCAGAGATGAAGACCGGTGAGGGCAAGACCCTCGTCGCCACGGCACCGGCTTATCTCAACGCTCTCACCGGCAATCCGGTCCACATCATCACGGTCAACGACTATCTGGCCACCTACCAGTCCGAACTGATGGGACGCGTCTTCCGCTTCCTCGGCATGGAGACCGGCTGCATCCAGGCGAACATGCCCTCGGATCTGCGTCGCAAACAGTACGCCGCGGACATCACCTACGGCACGAACAACGAATTCGGCTTCGACTACCTGCGCGACAACATGGCGTGGTCGGCCGACGAACTCGTGCAGCGCGGACACTCCTTCGCCATCGTCGATGAGGTCGACTCGATCCTCATCGACGAGGCACGTACCCCGCTCATCATCTCCGGTCCTGCCGAAGGCGATGCGAACCGCTGGTACGGCGAATTCGCCAAGGTCGTCAAGCGGCTGAAGAGTGACCGCGACTATGAGGTCGACGAGAAGAAGCGCACCGTCGGCGTCCTCGAACCCGGCATCGAACGCGTCGAGGACTACCTGGGCATCGGCAACCTCTACGATGCGGAGAACACCCCGCTCATCAGCTTCCTCAACAACTCCATCCGCGCCAAGGAGCTGTTCAAGAAGGACAAGGACTACGTCGTCCTCGACGGCGAGGTCCTCATCGTCGACGAGCATACCGGTCGTGTGCTCAAGGGCCGCCGCTACAACGAAGGCCTGCACCAGGCCATCGAGGCGAAGGAAGGGGTGAAGGTCCAGGCCGAGAACCAGACTCTGGCGACGATCACCCTGCAGAACTTCTTCCGTCTCTACGAGAAGCTCTCCGGCATGACCGGTACGGCCGAGACCGAGGCCGCGGAATTCATGTCCACCTACAAGCTGGGCGTCGTCCCGATTCCGACGAACAAGCCGATGCAGCGCGTCGACCAGTCCGACTTCGTCTACAAGAACGAGGTCGCGAAATTCGATGCCGTCGTCGACGACATCGTCGAACGCCACGAGACCGGACAGCCGGTCCTCGTCGGCACGACCAGCGTCGAGAAGAGCGAATACCTGTCGAAGCACCTGGCCAAACGCGGCGTCAAGCATGAGGTCCTCAACGCGAAGAACCACGCCCGTGAGGCCTCGATCGTGGCGATGGCCGGACGCAAGAGCTCGGTCACCGTGGCAACGAACATGGCCGGCCGCGGTACCGACATCATGCTCGGCGGCAACGCCGAGTTCCTCGCGGTCGCGGAAATGGAACGTCGCGGTCTCGACCCAGCCGAGAACGAGGATCAGTACGAGTCCGAATGGCCGGCGGTGCTGAAAGCGGCCGAGGAGAAGGTCAAGGAAGAGGCCGAAGAGGTCGTCGAGCTCGGCGGACTCTACGTGCTCGGCACCGAACGGCACGAATCCAGGCGCATCGACAATCAGCTCCGCGGCCGCTCGGGGCGCCAGGGCGACCCGGGGGAGAGCCGCTTCTATCTGTCCCTGACCGACGATCTGATGCGCCTGTTCGGCTCCGGTGCCGCCGAGAGGATCATGGCCACCGCCAATGTTCCCGATGACGTGCCGCTGGAATCGAAGATGGTCTCCCGGGCCATCCTGTCGGCTCAGTCCCAGATCGAACAGCGCAACGCCGAACAGCGCAAGAACGTCCTCAAATACGATGACGTGCTCAATCGGCAGCGCACTGTCATCTACAACGAGCGGCGCAGCGTCCTCGACGGGGCCGACCTCGAGGAGCAGGTCGCGAAGTTCCGTGAGGAGGTCATCGACGCCTACGTTGCCGAAGCGACCACGGGACCGGTCGAGGACTGGCAGATCGACGAGCTCTTCGACGCCCTCGGAAAGATCTACTCACCGTCGATCACCTCCGAAGACCTCGCCGAGGAGCTCGGCGGACTCGGCAACCTCACGAAGAACCGCCTCAACCAGGAGATCCAGTCCGATCTTGGCGTGTTCTACTCCCAGCGCGAAGAGGAACTCGGTGAGGAAGCCACCCGCGAACTCGAACGCCGCGTCGTCCTCTCCGTCATCGACAAGCGCTGGCGCGAACACCTCTATGAGATGGACTATCTGAAGAACGGGATCGGACTGCGCGCCATGGCCCAGAAGGACCCGCTGGTCGAATACCAGCGTGAGGGCTTCGACATGTTCAAGACCATGCAGGATGGGATCAAGGAGGACGTCGTCCGCCTGACCAACACACTGCAGGTTCAGGTGACCTCATCGGCGGGCTCCGACGATGGCGAGCCCGAGGTCGAGGTCGATGCTGAGGAGCTGCGTCACAAGACTCCGAAGATGCAGCTGTCGGCCCCGTCCGAGGCCGGTTCCTCCTCGGTCTCCGAAACCGAGGACGATGACGACCCGGCCCCGGCCAATCGCGCTGAACGTCGCGCGAAGAAGAAGGCGAAGAACTGA
- a CDS encoding SAF domain-containing protein, producing the protein MELSKRIRRPRWTDARLLVGAMLVVLAVVGTYLLVTSANSTTRVWASARALVPGEVLNPADLTVAEVNLADLGKKYLSADAELPTNTSVRSVVAAGELLAASAVAPLSELQGRVVAIDIAGSVPSVVDSGSLVDVWAQPEQNGLDDDGTPPEQIVDSAPVAHISRDVGSFGAGDGARIEVFVGSGDLPGVLAALDGRSVLSVVGAPSVPADDSGQ; encoded by the coding sequence ATGGAGCTCTCGAAACGAATCCGACGCCCCCGCTGGACCGATGCACGGCTCCTGGTCGGAGCGATGCTCGTCGTCCTCGCGGTCGTCGGAACCTATCTGCTCGTCACCTCGGCGAACTCGACCACCCGGGTCTGGGCGAGTGCACGCGCCCTCGTCCCCGGTGAGGTCCTCAACCCGGCCGACCTCACCGTCGCCGAGGTCAACCTCGCCGATCTCGGCAAGAAGTACCTCTCGGCCGATGCCGAGCTGCCGACGAACACGAGCGTGCGCAGCGTCGTCGCGGCGGGGGAGCTGCTGGCCGCCTCGGCGGTGGCGCCCCTGTCCGAACTTCAGGGGCGGGTCGTGGCCATCGACATCGCCGGTTCCGTCCCGAGCGTCGTCGACTCGGGCAGCCTCGTCGACGTCTGGGCCCAACCGGAGCAGAACGGTCTCGACGACGACGGGACACCGCCCGAGCAGATCGTCGATTCCGCTCCGGTCGCCCACATCAGCCGAGACGTCGGCAGCTTCGGGGCAGGCGACGGCGCCCGCATCGAAGTGTTCGTCGGCTCCGGCGACCTGCCCGGGGTGCTCGCCGCCCTCGACGGACGCAGCGTGCTCTCCGTCGTCGGCGCCCCGTCCGTTCCTGCCGACGACAGCGGGCAGTGA
- a CDS encoding AAA family ATPase: MTQVLLAVDFEYDLILFELLSEIDDVTIVARPADEVELLAHCRTGGADVVIIGRYFPGLDAEVVTAITASGAKVLGFGDDAHVLEAVGVTSVVSTVADATTMAAAIEDIRAATVVPPRPTTPPGAVGGAGVVITVWGTGSSPGRTLTAVNLADQASRQGRRSVVVDADTVSGMVASTLGLTEESSHLASLCRSQTDPAGNLDPYAVPHATIRENFHVVTGLTRPERWPEIRASVLETVLQRLAKVYDVVIVDVSDRIDPDDDLADPFYDRHCATRAALEAADIVLVLAAGEPIGLQRLVKLLGTPRAEAVREKLRLVITKVRSNAVGHPAETRIREVLDRFVRITPDFMLSDDRSTADAAMLAGHTLHEQNPRSVLVADLAGMVDELLPGRRRSRRSSGGRERLGAGRRGRKVRVSQGSGPRD, from the coding sequence ATGACACAGGTCCTGCTCGCCGTCGACTTCGAATACGACCTCATCCTCTTCGAGCTGCTCAGCGAGATCGACGATGTCACGATCGTCGCCCGCCCTGCCGACGAGGTGGAGCTGCTGGCCCACTGCCGCACAGGCGGCGCCGACGTGGTCATCATCGGACGGTACTTTCCCGGCCTCGACGCCGAGGTGGTCACCGCGATCACGGCGTCCGGAGCGAAGGTGCTCGGTTTCGGCGATGATGCGCACGTCCTCGAGGCCGTCGGTGTCACCTCCGTCGTCTCGACGGTTGCGGATGCGACGACGATGGCCGCCGCCATCGAGGACATCCGCGCCGCCACCGTGGTCCCGCCGCGCCCGACGACGCCTCCGGGTGCGGTCGGCGGAGCGGGGGTGGTCATCACGGTCTGGGGGACCGGCTCGTCGCCGGGACGCACCCTCACTGCCGTCAACCTCGCCGATCAGGCCTCCCGCCAGGGCCGGCGCAGCGTCGTCGTCGACGCCGACACCGTCTCCGGGATGGTCGCATCCACTCTCGGACTGACAGAGGAATCCTCACACCTGGCCAGCCTGTGCCGGTCGCAGACGGACCCGGCGGGGAACCTCGACCCGTATGCGGTGCCGCATGCGACGATCCGTGAGAACTTCCACGTAGTCACCGGGCTGACGCGGCCGGAGCGGTGGCCGGAGATCCGCGCCTCCGTGCTCGAAACGGTGCTGCAGCGCCTGGCGAAGGTCTACGACGTCGTCATCGTCGACGTCAGCGACCGCATCGATCCCGATGATGACCTCGCCGACCCCTTCTATGACCGGCACTGCGCCACCCGTGCCGCCCTTGAAGCGGCCGATATCGTCCTCGTCCTCGCAGCGGGGGAGCCGATCGGACTGCAGCGGCTGGTCAAACTCCTCGGCACACCGCGGGCGGAGGCGGTGCGTGAGAAGCTGCGGCTGGTGATCACGAAGGTGCGGTCGAACGCGGTCGGTCACCCCGCCGAGACGCGGATCAGAGAAGTCCTCGACCGATTCGTCCGCATCACCCCGGACTTCATGCTCAGCGACGACCGCTCCACCGCAGATGCCGCGATGCTCGCCGGCCACACCCTGCACGAACAGAATCCCCGGTCCGTCCTCGTCGCCGACCTCGCCGGAATGGTCGACGAGCTCCTGCCGGGCCGCCGCCGCTCCCGCAGATCCAGCGGGGGACGCGAGCGTCTCGGCGCCGGTCGTCGCGGACGGAAGGTGCGGGTGAGCCAGGGGAGCGGACCGCGGGACTAG
- a CDS encoding ComF family protein — MGLLGEFGELLLPRRCAGCGRENVSLCTRCLQLLGGIPRAMEPRYGRIPIVGVCEYNSQISRMVVGFKDEGRRDILDPLALALTRSIVAALDLIGYSGGTVRLFPAPSSDRARRRRGGSHTAVLANRAKELSPELPMEVHDVLSAKRSRDQVGLGAIERAQNAERTQYLDRRRIAEISAPCPASGADSESADLLIDDFATTGATLAESARLLSSVQIRPAVGAVLGLGRGGTRFVSPFTV; from the coding sequence ATGGGGCTGCTCGGGGAGTTCGGCGAACTGCTCCTGCCCCGCCGGTGCGCCGGATGCGGGCGGGAGAACGTCTCCCTGTGCACTCGCTGCCTGCAGCTGCTCGGTGGGATTCCGCGGGCGATGGAACCGCGCTACGGCAGGATCCCGATCGTCGGGGTCTGCGAATACAACTCGCAGATCTCGCGGATGGTCGTCGGTTTCAAGGACGAAGGCCGTCGGGACATCCTCGACCCGTTGGCTCTGGCACTGACCCGCTCGATCGTCGCCGCACTCGACCTCATCGGATACTCCGGCGGAACCGTCCGACTCTTCCCGGCGCCCAGCTCGGATCGGGCCAGACGTCGCCGCGGCGGATCGCATACGGCGGTCTTGGCGAATCGGGCGAAGGAGCTGTCACCGGAGCTGCCCATGGAAGTCCACGATGTGCTCTCAGCGAAGCGCTCACGCGACCAGGTCGGACTGGGCGCTATCGAACGGGCACAGAACGCGGAGCGGACTCAATATCTCGACCGGAGAAGGATTGCTGAGATCTCTGCTCCGTGCCCGGCTTCGGGCGCAGACTCCGAGTCTGCAGATCTGCTCATCGACGACTTCGCCACCACGGGCGCAACCTTGGCAGAAAGCGCACGTTTGCTATCATCGGTGCAGATCAGACCCGCTGTGGGAGCTGTTCTCGGTCTCGGTCGCGGGGGCACTCGATTTGTCTCTCCCTTTACTGTATAA
- a CDS encoding helix-turn-helix domain-containing protein — translation MAVESRFLPLTDVAELLNVSIAQARALVRSGDLRAIKVGGRGQWRVEKSEIEAYIQRMYERTEYQIKTGSIED, via the coding sequence ATGGCCGTCGAAAGTCGCTTCCTGCCGCTGACCGATGTGGCCGAGCTGCTCAATGTCTCTATCGCTCAGGCTCGGGCACTGGTCCGCTCGGGCGATCTCCGAGCCATCAAGGTCGGCGGGCGCGGCCAGTGGCGAGTCGAGAAGTCCGAGATCGAAGCCTATATCCAGCGCATGTACGAGCGCACCGAGTACCAGATCAAGACCGGGTCCATCGAGGACTGA
- a CDS encoding DUF2505 domain-containing protein codes for MRTLTLNHEYAVDLSTFLAKLADPGIWEKLGSEASADHLDPDTEMTVRTPMPKSELPAALASRLPKNTVLVEVYMIPGDVLADEAEIRMTARAAGVPVEIDAVLELRESGSETKLAAHAEISSSIPMFGAMIEQAVVPILEKRLRDRLRRFESA; via the coding sequence ATGCGAACTCTGACCCTCAATCATGAATATGCGGTTGATCTGTCGACATTCCTGGCCAAACTCGCCGATCCCGGTATCTGGGAGAAGCTCGGCTCCGAGGCCAGTGCCGATCATCTGGACCCCGACACCGAGATGACCGTGCGGACCCCGATGCCCAAGTCCGAACTTCCTGCGGCTCTGGCCTCCAGGCTTCCGAAGAACACCGTGCTGGTCGAGGTGTACATGATTCCCGGGGATGTCCTCGCCGATGAGGCCGAGATCCGCATGACCGCGCGCGCCGCAGGCGTCCCCGTCGAGATCGATGCGGTCCTCGAGCTGCGCGAATCAGGCTCGGAGACGAAGCTCGCCGCTCACGCCGAGATCAGCTCATCGATTCCGATGTTCGGCGCGATGATCGAACAGGCCGTCGTTCCGATCCTCGAGAAGCGACTGCGCGACCGGCTGCGCCGCTTCGAATCCGCCTGA
- a CDS encoding winged helix-turn-helix domain-containing protein: MQRMTRAAARRTAIAATGLDRPRPAKVTARHLRSVFSTLGLTQIDSVARVVRSHYLPYFSRLGPYPRETLDRLFYSSPRMGVEYWAHAAAFVPPQTWKHFARAHSEWWRNDFGQRHPETGEEFRNLQSSVLTALSSGPRTAREVAEVVDHDLPETHRGHWGWNPSQVKVALEALFAGGIISASGRNDHFERIYALARDVSPELPEIPLSYGPPDDPRLGLDPTAQLPRGISGVDNDVVELTRIAARALGVARPEDIADYFRQRRAPTDAAITDLIASGELREVDVEGVRALKWHEARTPRTVNARALLAPFDPLVFYRPRIEWLFDFHYRIEIYTPAAKRVHGYYVTPFLLGERLVGRVDLHRDRAAGILRAHAVTWEPGEEHTTELADELKTMAAWLGLTAVDLEGTHLPLS; encoded by the coding sequence ATGCAGAGGATGACACGGGCCGCGGCCCGCAGGACGGCGATCGCGGCGACCGGACTGGACCGACCACGACCGGCGAAGGTCACTGCCCGACACCTCAGATCAGTCTTCTCCACCCTGGGCCTGACCCAGATCGACTCCGTCGCGCGAGTCGTCCGCTCCCACTATCTGCCCTACTTCTCCCGCCTGGGCCCCTATCCGCGGGAGACACTGGACCGTCTGTTCTACTCCTCACCGCGCATGGGCGTCGAATACTGGGCGCATGCCGCGGCCTTCGTCCCACCGCAGACGTGGAAGCACTTCGCCCGTGCCCACAGCGAATGGTGGCGCAACGACTTCGGGCAGCGCCATCCTGAGACCGGCGAGGAGTTCCGAAACCTCCAGTCCTCCGTCCTCACCGCCCTGTCGTCCGGGCCCCGGACGGCGCGGGAAGTCGCCGAGGTGGTCGACCACGATCTGCCGGAGACGCACCGCGGCCATTGGGGTTGGAATCCCAGCCAGGTGAAAGTCGCACTCGAAGCACTGTTCGCCGGCGGAATCATCAGCGCCTCGGGACGCAATGACCACTTCGAACGCATCTATGCGCTGGCTCGAGACGTCTCACCGGAGCTGCCGGAGATCCCTCTGAGCTATGGCCCACCGGATGATCCTCGATTGGGCCTCGACCCGACCGCGCAGCTTCCGCGCGGAATCTCCGGGGTCGACAACGATGTCGTCGAGCTCACCCGCATCGCCGCACGTGCCTTGGGCGTTGCCAGACCCGAGGACATCGCCGACTACTTTCGGCAGCGGCGCGCACCGACCGACGCCGCCATCACCGATCTCATCGCCTCGGGCGAGCTGCGTGAGGTCGACGTCGAGGGGGTCCGGGCCCTGAAATGGCATGAGGCACGAACTCCGCGCACGGTGAACGCTCGAGCGCTGCTGGCACCGTTCGACCCGCTGGTCTTCTACCGTCCGCGCATCGAATGGCTCTTCGACTTCCACTACCGCATCGAGATCTACACTCCGGCTGCCAAGCGTGTCCACGGCTACTACGTCACTCCGTTCCTCCTCGGCGAACGACTCGTCGGGCGCGTCGATCTGCACCGGGACCGGGCTGCAGGAATCCTCCGCGCCCACGCGGTGACATGGGAGCCGGGGGAGGAGCACACCACGGAACTGGCTGACGAGCTCAAGACGATGGCCGCATGGCTGGGTCTGACCGCCGTGGACCTCGAAGGTACTCACCTGCCATTAAGCTAG